Proteins co-encoded in one Deinococcus seoulensis genomic window:
- a CDS encoding UvrD-helicase domain-containing protein: MTTDPTAPTTAPDATERAWRPVPPHFTAQQRAVIEAVRDSGRHLMIRATAGSGKTTTLTEAAWHAGPRSVYFVYNRHATAGVAGRLPPGLSARTLHAHGLGLLSRELPAGRGGDRPGAGPDLQPTKTARLLEDAGLLPPAQAPGDAAARRALLAALTRAWDTCREQTLNPADPDDLALLLGLSGWPSPDAHPQVTPPTQAALGSGATHLLRAALARLPDLSAAAYRQKGLIDHTDMLWLPLHLNLGRGAVRTALVDEAQDLTPLRQAFVAHVAGLRARQPGRVILCGDPEQAIYAYAGADPQGLERMARELDAQEWPLSVSFRCARAVVGAARTVSDFITAAPGAPRGAVEHLSAADLDVRPGDAVLCRLNAPLLRLALDLLARGVRVHLTGRDLAGRLLDVAGAALPPTFTRQQADDSLSAYLNGRLESLERAEAAGDRRARRAAQDLRDLCRCALLLARRVTRRGPARHEDLRALLARLHAPAGGEAGVVTLSTVHRAKGLEWPRVTVLHPELMPLSGGDPQEERCVQFVAFTRARTTLRLAYGADAWAQGLRVPTGREPEPDAPTERPATPAQPDAPRRPVTPRQPDTRLPERRAPTPRPPAPPGWTPPPLTARTDATPTWVAPDVPDLPPVAPPLVTLGSGRPEAHSLLGALRALPGPLPEAPPPLTLPDDRDWPLLGGPDLLSAGTLLARLDALSGDPRVTLRDWAAAGLTLLARADLRAPTGPASPDQPSTDGHLNRRVRVHAAHLQAMERAANRARLAVPDFRPVPAGSVRVLAFRQDVAHVRHAALLRAGPRVVSVTLDGETLRFHARTGERVDRPFELYGTHLSAAVLAALRAGTESHTDSD; encoded by the coding sequence ATGACCACCGACCCCACCGCACCCACCACCGCCCCGGACGCCACTGAACGGGCGTGGCGACCCGTTCCGCCGCACTTCACGGCGCAGCAGCGGGCCGTGATCGAGGCCGTGCGGGACTCCGGGCGGCACCTGATGATCCGCGCGACCGCCGGAAGCGGCAAGACCACCACCCTGACCGAGGCGGCGTGGCACGCCGGGCCGCGCAGCGTGTACTTCGTGTACAACCGCCACGCGACTGCCGGGGTCGCGGGCCGCCTGCCGCCGGGCCTGAGTGCCCGCACCCTGCACGCCCACGGACTGGGCCTGCTGAGCCGCGAGCTTCCGGCAGGGCGAGGGGGGGACCGTCCGGGCGCCGGGCCGGACCTGCAACCCACCAAGACCGCGCGCCTGCTGGAGGACGCCGGGTTGCTGCCGCCCGCGCAGGCACCGGGCGACGCGGCGGCTCGGCGGGCGCTGCTGGCCGCCCTGACCCGCGCCTGGGATACCTGCCGCGAGCAGACGCTGAACCCGGCCGACCCGGACGACCTCGCGCTGCTGCTGGGCCTGAGCGGCTGGCCCTCCCCGGACGCGCACCCGCAGGTCACGCCGCCCACGCAGGCCGCCCTGGGGTCCGGCGCGACGCACCTGCTGCGCGCCGCCCTGGCCCGGCTGCCGGACCTGAGCGCCGCCGCGTACCGCCAGAAGGGCCTGATCGACCACACCGACATGCTGTGGCTGCCGCTGCACCTGAACCTGGGGCGCGGCGCGGTCCGTACGGCCCTGGTCGACGAGGCGCAGGACCTGACGCCGCTGCGGCAGGCGTTCGTGGCGCACGTGGCGGGCCTGCGTGCCCGTCAGCCGGGCCGCGTGATCCTGTGCGGCGACCCGGAACAGGCGATCTACGCGTACGCCGGCGCGGACCCGCAGGGCCTGGAACGCATGGCCCGCGAACTGGACGCGCAGGAGTGGCCGCTCAGCGTGTCGTTCCGCTGCGCGCGTGCCGTGGTGGGCGCGGCCCGCACCGTCAGCGACTTCATCACGGCCGCGCCCGGAGCGCCGCGCGGCGCGGTCGAGCACCTGAGTGCCGCCGATCTGGACGTCCGGCCCGGCGACGCGGTCCTGTGCCGCCTGAACGCGCCGCTGCTGCGGCTGGCGCTGGACCTGCTGGCGCGGGGCGTGCGGGTCCACCTGACCGGCCGGGACCTCGCCGGGCGCCTGCTGGACGTGGCGGGCGCCGCGCTGCCGCCCACCTTCACCCGCCAGCAGGCCGACGACAGCCTGAGCGCCTACCTGAACGGCCGACTGGAGAGCCTGGAGCGGGCCGAGGCGGCCGGGGACCGCCGCGCCCGCCGCGCCGCGCAGGACCTGCGGGACCTGTGCCGCTGCGCGCTGCTGCTGGCCCGCCGCGTCACCCGGCGCGGCCCGGCCCGCCACGAGGACCTGCGCGCCCTGCTGGCGCGGCTGCACGCGCCCGCCGGTGGGGAGGCCGGGGTGGTCACGCTGAGCACCGTGCACCGTGCCAAGGGCCTGGAGTGGCCGCGCGTGACGGTCCTGCACCCGGAACTGATGCCCCTGAGCGGCGGCGACCCGCAGGAGGAACGTTGTGTGCAGTTCGTGGCGTTCACCCGCGCCCGCACCACCCTGCGCCTCGCGTACGGCGCGGACGCCTGGGCGCAGGGCCTGCGCGTACCGACGGGCCGTGAACCGGAACCGGACGCCCCGACGGAGCGGCCCGCCACGCCCGCGCAGCCCGATGCACCCCGGCGGCCCGTCACGCCCAGGCAGCCGGACACGCGCCTCCCGGAGCGCCGCGCCCCGACGCCCCGCCCGCCCGCTCCGCCCGGCTGGACGCCGCCGCCCCTGACGGCCCGCACGGACGCCACGCCCACCTGGGTCGCGCCGGACGTGCCGGACCTCCCGCCGGTGGCCCCGCCCTTGGTCACCCTGGGGTCCGGGAGGCCGGAGGCGCACTCACTGCTGGGCGCCCTGCGTGCCCTGCCCGGCCCGCTGCCGGAGGCGCCGCCGCCCCTGACCCTGCCGGACGACCGGGACTGGCCGCTGCTGGGCGGCCCGGACCTGCTGAGTGCCGGGACGCTCCTGGCCCGCCTGGACGCCCTGAGCGGCGATCCGCGCGTCACGCTGCGCGACTGGGCCGCTGCGGGCCTGACCCTGCTGGCCCGCGCGGACCTGCGTGCGCCCACTGGCCCGGCCAGTCCCGATCAGCCGTCCACGGACGGTCACCTGAACCGGCGGGTGCGGGTGCACGCCGCGCACCTGCAGGCCATGGAACGCGCCGCGAACCGGGCGCGGCTGGCCGTGCCGGACTTCCGGCCCGTCCCGGCCGGGAGCGTGCGGGTGCTGGCGTTCCGGCAGGACGTGGCGCACGTGCGGCACGCGGCGCTGCTGCGGGCGGGGCCGCGCGTGGTGTCGGTCACGCTGGACGGCGAGACGCTGCGGTTTCACGCCCGGACCGGCGAGCGCGTGGACCGGCCCTTCGAACTGTACGGAACGCACCTGAGCGCCGCAGTGCTGGCTGCGTTGCGTGCAGGCACAGAATCTCATACGGACTCCGATTGA